The nucleotide sequence gtcagtccctcctaggggcaaagtgtactaatggcagtgacagggttaaggggtcagtccctcctaggggcaaagtgtattaatggcagtgacagggttaaggggtcagtccctcctaggggcaaagtgtactaatggcagtgacatggttaaggggtcagtccctcctaggggcaaagtgtactaatggcagtgacagggttaaggggtcagtccctcctacgggcaaagtgtactaatggcagtgacagggttaaggggtcagtccctcctaggggcacagtgtactaatggcagtgacagggttaaggggtcagtccctcctaggggcaaagtgtactaatggcagtgacagggttaaggggtcagtccctcctaggggcaaagtgtattaatggcagtgacagggttaaggggtcagtccctcctaggggcaaagtgtactaatggcagtgacagggttaaggggtcagtccctcctaggggcaaagtgtactaatggcagtgacatggttaaggggtcagtccctcctaggggcaaagtgtactaatggcagtgacagggttaaggggtcagtccctcctacgggcaaagtgtactaatggcagtgacagggttaaggggtcagtccctcctaggggcacagtgtactaatggcagtgacagggttaaggggtcagtccctcctaggggcaaagtgtactaatggcagtgacagggttaaggggtcagtccctcctaggggcaaactTGCCTCGGGCTGCTCCCTTTTAACTGTGTGTGATCAACAAGAGTTTGCCCAGGCAAtgccccctctatcccccctccccactccccttaccTGTGTTTGctgtctgataaggacagggtgggagaaGGGTAACGAAATCATTACTTCTCCCATTGCGCGGTCCCGAAGAACTACCGCGTGTAACCCACTTCCTGTCCTTTATATTGCACATGACCTTCGCTGACCCCCACTTCCTGTCCTTTATATTGCACATGACCTTCGCTGACCCCCACTTCCTGTCCTTTATATTACACATGACCTTCGCTGACCCCCACTTCCTGTCCTTTATATTACACATGACCTTCGCTgacccccacctcctgtcctttATATTACACATGACCTTCGCTGACCCCCACTTCCTGTCCTTTATATTACACATGACCTTCACTGACCCCACTTCCTGTCCTTTATATTACACATGACCTTCGCTGACCCCCACTTCCTGTCCTTTATATTACACATGACCTTCACTGACCCCACTTCCTGTCCTTTATATTACACATGACCTTCGCTGACCCCCACTTCCTGTCCTTTATATTACACATGACCTTCGCTGACCCCCACTTCCTGTCCTTTATATTACACATGACCTTCGCTGACCCCCACTTCCTGTCCTTTATATTACACATGACCTTCGCTGACCCCCACTTCCTGTCCTTTATATTACACATGACCTTCGCTGACCCCCATTTCCTGTCCTTTATATTACACATGACCTTCGCTGACCCCCACTTCCTGTCCTTTATATTACACATGACCTTCGCTGACCCCCACTTCCTGTCCTTTATATTACACATGACCTTCGCTgacccccacctcctgtcctttATATTACACATGACCTTCGATGACCCCACATCCTGTCCTTTATATTacataagaccttcgctgacccccacctcctgtcctttATATTACACATGACCTTCGCTGACCCCCACTTCCTGTCCTTTATATTGCACATGACCTTCGCTGACCCCCACTTCCTGTCCTTTATATTACACATGACCTTCGCTGACCCCCACTTCCTGTCCTTTATATTacataagaccttcgctgacccccacctcctgtcctttATATTACACATGACCTTCGCCGACCCCCACTTCCTCTCCTTTATATTACACATGACCTTCGCCGACCCCCACTTCCTGTCCTTTATATTACACATGACCTTCGCTGACCCCCACTTCCTGTCCTTTATATTACACATGACCTTCGCTGACCCCCACTTCCTGTCCTTTATTTTACACATGACCTTCACTGACCCCCACTTCCTGTCCTTTATATTACACATGACCTTCGCTGACCCCCACTTCCTATCCTTTATATTACACATGACCTTCGCTGACCCCCACTTCCTGTCCTTTATATTACACATGACCTTCGCTGACCCCCACTTCCTGTCCTTTATATTACACATGACCTTCACTGACCCCACTTCCTGTCCTTTATATTACACATGACCTTCGCTGACCCCCACTTCCTGTCCTTTATATTACACATGACCTTCGCTgacccccacctcctgtcctttATATTACACATGACCTTCGATGACCCCACATCCTGTCCTTTATATTACACATGACCTTCGCTGACCCCCACTTCCTGTCCTTTATATTACACATGACCTTCGCTGACCCCCATTTCCTGTCCTTTATATTACACATGACCTTCGCTGACCCCCACTTCCTGTCCTTTATTTTACACATGACCTTCGCTGACCCCCACTTCCTGTCCTTTATATTACACATGACCTTCGCTGACCCCCACTTCCTGTCCTTTATTTTACACATGACCTTCGCTGACCCCCACTTCCTGTCCTTTATATTACACATGACCTTCGCTGACCCCCACTTCCTGTCCTTTATATTACACATGACCTTCGCTGACCCCCACTTCCTGTCCTTTATATTACACATGACCTTCGCTGACCCCCACTTCCTGTCCTTTATATTACACATGACCTTCGCTGACCCCCACTTCCTGTCCTTTATATTACACATGACCTTCGCTGACCCCACTTCCTGTCCTTTATATTACACATGACCTTCGCTGACCCCCACTTCCTGTCCTTTATATTACACATGACCTTTGCTGACCCCCACTTCCTGTCCTTTATATTACACATGACCTTCGCTGACCCCACTTCCTGTCCTTTATATTACACAAGACCTTCGCTgacccccacctcctgtcctttATATTACACATGACCTTTGCTgacccccacctcctgtcctttATATTACACATGACCTTCGCTGACCCCCACTTCCTGTCCTTTATATTACACATGACCTTCGCTGACCCCCACTTCCTGTCCATTATATTACACATGACCTTCGCTGACCCCCCACTTCCTGTCCCGCAGGTGCATGTCCATCCCAGTGACCATGCGAGCCATCCGCCGGAAGGCCGAGACCATCCAGGCCGACACGCCGGCCCTGTCCCTCATCGCCGAGACGGTGGAGGACATGGTGAAGAAGAACCTGCCGCCGGCCAGCAGCCCCGGCTACGGCATGACccccggctccgcttccctgagcggcGTCACCACCCCGACCAACTCGTACCCCGCGGGGCCCATCAGCGCCCTCTTCAGCATGGGCATGAAGGAGCGGCACGACTCGGCCGGCCACGGGGAGGACTTCAGCAAAGTGACGCAGAACCCCATCCTCACCAGCCTGCTGCAGATATCCGGCGCCGTGGGGGGGGCCGTGGGCtccagccccaccccccccccaccacacgcCGCCCCCCGTCTCCTCCCCGGCCAGCAACACCAAGAACCACCCCATGCTGATGAACCTGCTGAAGGACAACCCGGCGCAGGACTTCTCCACCCTGTACGGCAGCAGCCCCCTGGAGAGGCAGAACTCCTCGGGGTCGCCCCGCACGGACCTGGGGCCCTCGGGGGGCGCCGGGAAGCCGAAGAAGAAGAGGCCGAGGACGGGGACGGAGAAGATGAAGAACCAGACGGAGGACGACTTCCAGAGGGAGCTCTTCTCCATGGACGTGGACTCGCAGAACCCCATGTTCGACGTCAGCATGGCGGGCGACGCGCTGGACACGCCCCACATCACGCCGGCGCCCAGCCAGTGCGGCACACCGCCAACCGTGTACCAGCAGACCATGCCCCACGCCCAGCCCGGCATGCAGAGAATGGTGAGGCTGCCGAGCACCGATACAATCTTACCGGACGTCACCGACATCCTATCGGACATAGCCGAAGAAGCGTCCAAGTTGCCGGGGCCCGGGGAGGACTGTCCCACCATGGGCACCCCGGTCCGGGATTCCTCCAGCTCGGGACACTCCCAGAGCGCCCTCTTCGACACGGACGTTTTCCAGGGGGGCGGCGGCGGGGGAGACACGGACGCGTACACGGACGCGGCCGACCTGATCGCGGAGGCCAGCGGGAGCCCCAACAGCGACTCCTCCAACAACTTCTTCCCCGGCGTGGACTTCAACCCGGACCTGCTGAACAGCCAGAGCCAGAGCGGCTTCAACGACGAGTTCTACGACGACAGCAGCCACAGCGGCGACCACGACTTCAAGGACTTCCACGAGAAGGGGTTGGCGGCGctggggggggtggtggctgGGCTTCCGGCGGACGGCGGGGAGGGCAAGTACAAGGGAGGGCTGGCAGCCGACACGGTGGACTTCAGCATCATCTCtggaggaggaggcggcggcaaAACCCTGGGGGCGCCGGATGTGTTGGAAACACACAGCCGGAGCCAGAGCCCGCTGCTGGGCGGAGAGCCGGGGAAGGACAGGCCGCCTAagcagagggggaaggagagcggcaacggcgggggggggaggggcgagcggGGTGCAGGGAGCGGGGCCGGACGGGAAGTCCGGGAAACGCAGCCGCACGCCGTCCAGCGATGGCAAGGGCAAGGACAAGCCGCCCAAGCGCAAGAAGGCCGAGCCGGACGGCAAGTCGCCCTCGCACACCTCCTCCAGCCGCCCTTTCACCCCGCCAACCAGCACGGGGGGTTCGAAGTCACCGGGGACGTCGGGTAGGTCACAGACCCCTCCCGGCATggccaccccccccatccccaagaTCACCATCCAGATCCCCAAGGGCACGATGACAGCGGGGAAGCCGTCCTCCCACAGCCAGTACACCAGCGGCGGCTCATCGGGCAGCAAGAGTCACCACAGCCACTCGTCGTCGGCCTCCGGGAAGATCAAGGGCAGCAAGTCAGACGGGTCGTCCGGGATGAAGATGGGGGGCGGCGGCGGCGGGGCAGGCGGGATGTACTCTGGGCAGAGTGGGGCGGGGAGCGGCCAGTCCAAAAGCACCGCTCAGtccctcgggaagcaggggtcctccCCCATCACCAAGCACGGGTTGGCCAGCGGTGGCAGCGGCTCCGGGGGAAGCAAGACCAAACCCCAAGGGAAGCCTTCGGTGCTGATGAACCCGTCCCTGACCAAACCcaacatctccccctcccactccagaCCGTCCGGTGGCAGCGACAAGCTTTCCTCGCCCATGAAACCCATGCCAGGGACGCCACCCTCTTCGAAAGCCAAGTCGCCCatgggttctgggggttcccaCATATCGGGGGGAGGGTCTAACTCTGCCATGAAGTCCTCATCCGGGCTGGTGTCTTCGGGGTCTCTCTCCCAAAAGCCGAATTCCTCCTCCTCTTCGTCCTCCTCCTCGTCGTCATCTTCTTCGTCGTCTTCATCGTCTTTCTCCGGGGGCTCCAACGTGTCCCAAAACCTTCACGGCAGCTCCAAGGGGAAGTCCCCCAGCAGGAACAAGAAGCCCTCGCTGACGGCCGTCATCGACAAGCTCAAACACGGCGTGGGCACGGGAGGGTCCGGCTCCGAAGACCCCATGGACGGtcccggaggaggaggaggcggcggcggcagcagcagcagctcgggCAACCCCAGCCACGGCCTGGCGGGGGGCGAGTTCCCAGCGAAGCGGGAGAAGAGCGAGAAGGACAAGTCAAAAGTGTCGGTCTCCGGGGGTCAGTCCGACTCCTccaagaaaggagggggggacccCAAGGGCGGCGTAGGGAGCACCGGAGTGGCCAAGATTATTATAAGCAAACACGACGGAGGGTCGCCCAGCATCAAGGCCAAGGTGACGTTGCAGAAGCCCGGGGAGGGTGGCGGAGAGGGGCTGAGGCCGCAGATGCCCAAAAGCTACGGGTCACCTCTGATCAGCGGCTCGACCCCGAAGCACGAGCGCTGCTCCCCAAGCCACAACAAGTCGCCGGCGTACACCCCGCAGAACCTGGACAGCGAGAGCGAGTCGGGCTCCTCCATCGCGGAGAAGTCCTACCAGAACAGCCCCAGCTCCGACGAcggaggaggaggcggcggggTGGGCAGCCGGGCGCCCCCCGAGTACAGCGCGGAGAAGCACAAGAAGCacaagaaggagaagaagaggctgaaggagaaagagagagagcgggagaagaAGAAGTCCTACAGCATGAAGCCGGAGAGCTGGTCCAAGTCGCCCATCTCCTCGGATCCCGCGTTGGCCATGGGGGGCGGCTCCATGATGTCATCGGACAGAAGCGCTCGGCCCAGCCCCGGCTTCCTGATGGGGGAAGATGACGAATTGATGGATGTGGCTCTTATAGGGGACTGACCGCTCCatgaaggaggtgggggggggggagacagactttGAGGGCGAGGGTCCGCCTTAGTTGTTGGCGCCATTATACGCCTGCAACATGTACGCTTTCCGGGCTGGGGAAGCGTGGGTTAAATGCCACCTTAACCCACAACTCCTTTCCAATTCCGTTTTTATTAGAAGGACATTTTGAAACGCAACGACGTTTCCGGACAATGCGTATTACCCGGCGGCGGCAGCGGCGGGCAGCGCTCGGTAACGGCGACTCTTGCGTTTTTACCGGCGCAAATGTTTTCAATTCTCTCCCAGTGAAAGCTTTTAAAATCAATAAAACGCGTACGTTTTTAACTTTGTTTTTTGAGATGCCTCTGTTCTAAAGTTGAGTCGCATCGGAGTTACTACATGGGGTTTCAAAACAATGGCGCACGACATGGCGTTACCTTCAGCAGGAGGGGCGTTAGGGTGTCAGTAAGAGACCGGCTGCGGGGTTTGGAGTGTGAGACAGAGTTAGACTTCCAGAATGAATAGATCACTGAATCTATACAAGAAAAGCCAAAGAGACCGTCCAATGTGCCAAAATACACCGTTAAAGACTTTGTTAGTATTCTCGTGagttagggtcatttagttaaaccgtttggatatatatatatatatatatatatatatatatatatatatatatatatatgcaaatatgcaaatataactgtatgctcatctgcatgtctcaggcaggtctgcaaccccgcctttccccatcatcacccagcatacagcacttccactgcagcaagggattctgggaaatgacatgcaaatgagcacacagtgtcactttttgcctcaataaccatttttaacatggttccctataggcttaagcttgctgcatggtcacagctttgagcacagccagggttaaggtgcacacccagaaaaccacccacagacagctgtttcgaccttgatgggtctcatcagtgtggggttgattttactgggaatgcaagagaggcttatgggataggctaaaccataatactgagttaagttatggtgagtaaaaaaagtgacaaaaaccctccacaggaaagcaaatatgcaaatatagctgtatgctcatctgcatgtgttaggcatatatatacacacacacacacacacacacacacacacacacacacacacacacacacacacacacacacacacacacacacacagaaagaaagaaaaaggcaGGTGATCGggagcgcactcacatccaggtatatattgaaaagacaaaaaaaacacaatagtgcagCAGAGAATATGAATGAAATCTTTCCGAGCCGGTATACTCATgtggtcctactcacatttgatACGAGCAGTTGGAGCCTTGTAGTCGTTAGAGTAACCAACGCGGATAGCAGTTCCCAGGAGGAGAGATCCCAGAGATGGAAGAGAGGACACAAAGAAATAGAGCGCAGGCTGCTTTATACACAGAAATTATtacaaaacaaacacaaataGTGGCACTTACAAACACAGGCGGGTTTTGGGCATTGGGTCCACTGCTACTCCCTGGGTCCAAGGACTCGATCCAGAATGGGCGGTCACTCACAGGTACCACGGTCCAGCACACACCACCTACGTCCGCAAAGCCCTTGGGTGGTCCAAGTGCCCAAAACCTACCTGTATTTGctatttgctgtggagggtttttgtcacttttttttacccaccataacttaaccaagtatgatatatatatatatatattagactgtaagctcctcggggcagggacccctcttccttaatgttacttttatgtctaaagcacttattcccatgatctgttatttatattatctgttatttatttgattaccccatgtattactgctgtgaagcgctatgtacattaatggggctatataaataaagacatacaatacaatatatatatacacacacacacacacacacacacacacacacacaccaaaaaggaaaacaaaaaccagggaaatacaaGGTGTAACAAATAACAAGAAAATAGCCAAATACTAATTCAGAGGGAATATTAATACCAATTAAGTGTCCGAAAAACAAGCTGATGAGGAGATATAGGAGTAGAAATATTAATAGCCTGTAGCCACTTCCAAGTCTCAAttgagacacacactctctctgtctctctgtgtctctctctctgtgtctctgtctctccgtgtctctctgtgtctctctctctgtctctctgtgtctctctctctgtgtctgtctctctgtgtctctctctctgtgtctctctctctgtgtctctctctctgtgtctctctctctgtgtctctctctgtgtctgtctctctgtgtctctgtctctctgtgtctgtctctgtctctctctgtgtctctctctctctgtgtctctgtctctctgtgtctctgtctctctgtctctctgtctctctgtgtctctctctctgtgtctctctctctctgtgtctctctctctgtgtctgtctctctgtgtctctctctgtgtctctctctgtctctctctctgtctctctctctctgtctctctgtgtctctctctctgtgtctctctctgtgtgtctgtctctctgtgtctctgtctctctctctctctgtgtctctctctgtgtgtgtgtctctctctgtgtctctatctgtctctctctctctgtgtctctctctctgtgtctctgtctctctctctctgtgtctctctctctctgtgtctctctctctctgtgtctctctctctctctctgtgtctttctctctctctgtgtctctctgtgtctctctctgtgtctctctctgtctctctctgtgtctctctctgtgtctctgtctctctctctctctctctctctctctctctctctctctctctctctctctctctctctctctctctctctctgtgtctctctctgtgtctctgtctctctctctctctctctgtgtctctctctgtgtctctgtctctctctctctgtgtctctctctctgtcacgttACGCTGCTGATTCTGAGTCTGGAAGACGCCATTCCCCGCGTGTGTAACATGGAAGCAGCGCGCTGAGCTGGcccaggcttctctctctctctctctctctctctctctgtgtctcaccctctctgtgtctctctctctctctgtctctctctgtctctgtctctctctgtgtctctctctctctgtctctctctctgtctctctctctctctctgtctctctctctctctctctctctctctctgtctctctctctgtctctctctctctctgtctctctctgtgtctctctctctctgtctctctctgtgtctctctctctctgtctctctctctgtctctctctctctctctctctgtctctctctctctctctctctctctctctctctctctctgtctctctctctgtcacgttACGCTGCTGATCCTGAGTCTGGAAGACGCAATTCCCCGCGTGTGTAACATGGAAGCAGCGCGCTGAGCTGGcccaggcttctctctctctctctgtctctctctctgtgtctcaccctctctgtctctctcaccctctctctctctctctctctctgtgtctctctctctctctctctgtgtgtctctctctctgtcacgttACGCTGCTGATCCTGAGTCTGGAAGACGCCATTCCCCGCGTGTGTAACATGGAAGCAGCGCGCTGAGCTGGcccaggcttctctctctctctctgtctctctctctgtctctctctctctctctctctctctctgtctctctctctgtctctctctctctctgtgtgtgtgtctctctctgtctctctctctctctctctctctctgtctctctctctgtcacgttACGCTGCTGATCCTGAGTCTGGAAGACGCCATTCCCCGCGTGTGTAACATGGAAGCAGCGCGCTGAGCTGGcccaggcttctctctctctctctgtctctctctctgtctctctctctctctctctctctctgtctctctctctgtctctctctctctctgtgtgtgtgtctctctctgtctctctctctctctctctctctctgtctctctc is from Ascaphus truei isolate aAscTru1 unplaced genomic scaffold, aAscTru1.hap1 HAP1_SCAFFOLD_2029, whole genome shotgun sequence and encodes:
- the LOC142477155 gene encoding LOW QUALITY PROTEIN: mediator of RNA polymerase II transcription subunit 1-like (The sequence of the model RefSeq protein was modified relative to this genomic sequence to represent the inferred CDS: inserted 2 bases in 1 codon; deleted 2 bases in 2 codons), with amino-acid sequence TPSFSSITNTNSVDLPACFFLKFSQPIPVSGAFISQNIQSCTGIPLFDTPPAFLPHYELVTQFESAKEKEPGPLTLSMRFYASLPGQQHCYFLNKDAPLPDGRSLQGALLSKIPFQHPGRVPAILSLIRHQIACNTLIGSCVKRTVLKEDSPGLLQFEVSPLSDSCFSVSFQHPVNDSLVCVVMDVQDSSHVSCKLYKGPSDALICTDDFITKVVQRCMSIPVTMRAIRRKAETIQADTPALSLIAETVEDMVKKNLPPASSPGYGMTPGSASLSGVTTPTNSYPAGPISALFSMGMKERHDSAGHGEDFSKVTQNPILTSLLQISGAVGGAVGSSPTPPHHTPPPVSSPASNTKNHPMLMNLLKDNPAQDFSTLYGSSPLERQNSSGSPRTDLGPSGGAGKPKKKRPRTGTEKMKNQTEDDFQRELFSMDVDSQNPMFDVSMAGDALDTPHITPAPSQCGTPPTVYQQTMPHAQPGMQRMVRLPSTDTILPDVTDILSDIAEEASKLPGPGEDCPTMGTPVRDSSSSGHSQSALFDTDVFQGGGGGGDTDAYTDAADLIAEASGSPNSDSSNNFFPGVDFNPDLLNSQSQSGFNDEFYDDSSHSGDHDFKDFHEKGLAALGGVVAGLPADGGEGKYKGGLAADTVDFSIISGGGGGGKTLGAPDVLETHSRSQSPLLGGEPGKDRPPKQRGKESGNGGXGGGASGVQGAGPDGKSGKRSRTPSSDGKGKDKPPKRKKAEPDGKSPSHTSSSRPFTPPTSTGGSKSPGTSGRSQTPPGMATPPIPKITIQIPKGTMTAGKPSSHSQYTSGGSSGSKSHHSHSSSASGKIKGSKSDGSSGMKMGGGGGGAGGMYSGQSGAGSGQSKSTAQSLGKQGSSPITKHGLASGGSGSGGSKTKPQGKPSVLMNPSLTKPNISPSHSRPSGGSDKLSSPMKPMPGTPPSSKAKSPMGSGGSHISGGGSNSAMKSSSGLVSSGSLSQKPNSSSSSSSSSSSSSSSSSSSFSGGSNVSQNLHGSSKGKSPSRNKKPSLTAVIDKLKHGVGTGGSGSEDPMDGPGGGGGGGGSSSSSGNPSHGLAGGEFPAKREKSEKDKSKVSVSGGQSDSSKKGGGDPKGGVGSTGVAKIIISKHDGGSPSIKAKVTLQKPGEGGGEGLRPQMPKSYGSPLISGSTPKHERCSPSHNKSPAYTPQNLDSESESGSSIAEKSYQNSPSSDDGGGGGGVGSRAPPEYSAEKHKKHKKEKKRLKEKEREREKKKSYSMKPESWSKSPISSDPALAMGGGSMMSSDRSARPSPGFLMGEDDELMDVALIGD